From a region of the Desmodus rotundus isolate HL8 chromosome 7, HLdesRot8A.1, whole genome shotgun sequence genome:
- the CHAC1 gene encoding glutathione-specific gamma-glutamylcyclotransferase 1 gives MKQEFLAQNASPISPPASPPASPPASPPASPPAQRPRDNGHPQALWIFGYGSLVWRPDFAYSDSRVGFVRGYSRRFWQGDTFHRGSDKMPGRVVTLLEDHEGCTWGVAYQVRDEQVNEALKYLNVREAVLGGYDTKEVTFYPQDTPDEPLKALAYVATPQNPGYLGPAPEEAIATQILSCRGFSGHNLEYLLRLADFMQLCGPQAQDEHLAAIVDAVGTMLPCFCPTEQALALV, from the exons ATGAAGCAGGAGTTCCTAGCTCAGAACGCCTCGCCTATCTCGCCACCCGCCTCCCCACCCGCCTCCCCACCCGCCTCGCCGCCCGCCTCACCGCCTGCGCAGCGCCCCCGGGACAACGGCCACCCCCAAGCGCTGTGGATTTTCGGGTATGGCTCCCTGGTGTGGAGGCCCGACTTCGCCTATAGCGACAGCCGTGTGGGCTTCGTGCGTGGCTACAGCCGCCGGTTCTGGCAAGGAGACACCTTCCATCGGGGCAGTGACAAGATG cCTGGCCGTGTGGTGACCCTTCTTGAAGATCATGAG GGCTGCACTTGGGGTGTGGCATACCAGGTTCGAGATGAACAGGTGAACGAGGCTCTGAAGTATCTGAACGTGCGGGAAGCAGTGCTCGGTGGCTATGATACCAAGGAGGTCACCTTCTACCCACAAGACACTCCTGATGAACCACTAAAGGCCTTGGCCTACGTGGCCACACCACAGAACCCTGGTTACTTGGGGCCTGCACCTGAGGAGGCCATTGCTACACAGATCCTGTCCTGCCGTGGCTTCTCCGGCCATAACCTCGAGTACTTGCTGCGCCTGGCAGACTTCATGCAGCTCTGTGGGCCCCAGGCACAGGACGAGCACCTGGCAGCCATTGTGGACGCTGTGGGCACCATGCTGCCCTGCTTCTGCCCCACCGAGCAGGCTTTGGCACTGGTCTGA